A stretch of DNA from Gimesia chilikensis:
TCCGAAGCCATTGCCGCTTTGACTGCTGATGACAGTGAGAGCCTGTATGCAAAAGCCCAGATTCAGTTGGAATCCGGTGATCCCGCGAATGCCGCGTCGACCTTTCGTCAGTTAATTGAACAGCATCCCCAGGACCGACTGGTCGTCCCCAGTCAGAACATGTTAGATGCCCTGCAATGATCCAGAAGTACCCGTTTCTCATCCCCCTGTCGATCCTGTTACTGGCCTGCCTGTCAGGTGCAGGCCTGTTTCTGTACGGATCACAGCAGAAAACGGAGTTCGTTCCGCATGTCCGTTCGGTGCATCAGCCGGTCCCGTCGCGTTCCTGCTGTGAATGTCACGACAAATTCTGTCAGCAGTTCGAAGGCGCCCCTCATCTGCGGACCCTCCGCAAAGCCACCGATCCAGGCGTACTTGAAAAATTTGTTGACCGGGAAGTCACCCTCAAAGAGAACGGGCATACTTACCGGTTCTTCAAAGAAGATGATGCGCTGTGGGTCGACTGCGACAGTTATCCGGCACCCGTCCGGATCGACTGGGTCTTCGGTTCCGGCATGCATGCGATGACACCGGTTTCGCTGTTTCCGAATGAAAAGGGAGAGTCAGAACTGCTGCAGCACATCGTCTCCTGGTATCCCTCCAGCAAACTGGGAATCACACTCGGTCTGCAGGAACTGGCCCATGAGCAGACCGGCATCAACGCGCTGGGAGAAGTCAGCGACCATGCTAAAACTCAGAACTGCTTTGGCTGTCACGCGGCCTGGCTGGGGGATTCGCCAGGTGAAATCAAATCGGACGTGATCATTCCGGGGGTCTCATGTGTCCGCTGCCACTTGAATGGCGAAGAACACATCAAAGCCGTCGAACGTGGGGATAAAGATCTCAAGCTGACCAAATGGAGTTCACTGACCCCTCTGGAGTCGATCAATCGCTGTGGAGAGTGCCATCGCCGCTTCGATCAACTGGAGGCGGATGAAATCCATCCTGCGAATGATCTGCTCTATCGTTTTGCCCCCGTGGGAATGTCGCAGAGCCCCTGCTTCCTGAAGCAGACCGACGTCAAACTGGCGGACGGCAATACGGCCCGCTTTGACTGTACCACCTGTCACAATCCGCATCAACAGGCCAGCCGCGATCCGGAATATTACCGCCAGATCTGCCTGAACTGTCACAGCGATCTCAAGGATCATGCACCGGTGTGTTCCAAAGAGTCGATGCAAAGTCAGTGCCTGCAATGTCATATGCCGGCAGTGGAAGTTCACGACAACCTCTCCTTTACCGATCACTGGATACGAGTCCGCGAGCGCGACAAAGAACGCTTCCCCGAATTTCAGATGCGGCAGGCGAAATGATGTTGTCTTGAGACTTGGGAACGACTAGGATGAGAAGGAACTAGTAAGAAGAAGGTTATTTGTGACTGAGAAGCTGTTTTCATTTCTGTGCTCCCTGATGATTCTGGCCTGCCCGTTAAATTGCATGCCAGCCGGCGCAGAATCTACAGACGCCGTCAGCACTGGCTGCTGCAGTCACTGCCAGCCCCCGACTTCAGAAACACCACTCTCCCCAGAGCATGCCTCTGATGAATGTTGCCAGTGCTTCTGTTTCGGAGCGATCCATGATAAAGCCGATCAACTGGATCTGACATTGCTGACTCCCCTCTGGATCGCGCCTGTCCTTTCAGAGACCGAATCCCTTCTCTCCGACATTCACTCGGTTTCCCGACCGCTTTCTTCCGCGCCGCCCCCACCCGCCGGTCGTGCGCTGCGCTGTGCGCAGATGTCGTTTCTCTGCTGATCTGCTCCTGAATCAGCACTACCTGCGTTAATTCCACTTGCTTCACGTATGTCCTGCTGCGCGCTGACTCGATTTGTTGTGCCGCGCTGCAGATACTTCAAAAGAATCATTCATGCTCCGTTTTTCATTAATCCCCTGGGAATATGGCGTACGGAATCTGTTCCGTCGCCCCCTGCGTACCCTGCTCACGCTGACCGGTCTGACGACCGTGATCGTACTGGTGTTTATCGTAGTCGGTTTCATCCGGGGGCTGGAACACAGCCTGTCCGCCAGCGGTGATCCGGATGTGGCTATTCTGTTTTCGTTGGGCATGGGGGAGAATCTGGAATACTCATCGATTCCGATGCGGACGAGTGAACTCGTTGCCGCCAGTGTGGGTGGCATTAAAGAATTTCACGGCCGAAAATACGCGTCTCCCGAATTGTATCTGGGAACACAGATCACCCTGCCCGAACAGGAGCGAACTGCGATGGGGCTGGTGCGCGGTGTGACGCCGGCGATACTCCTGGTTCGTCGTAAAGTCGAACTGGAATCGGGTCGCTGGCCCGAACCGGGAGAAGTCCTGATTGGCCAACTGGTCGCTACCAAGCTGGGACTCTCCCCCGAACAGCTGGCGACCGGGCAGGCAATCGAACTGGAGGGGCGCAGCTGGAAAATCAGCGGTATCTTCTCCGCAGGTGGGTCTGCATTTGAATCGGAGATCTGGTGTCGTCTCGATGAGCTGCAGCAGGCAATGAAACGCCAGGACCTGAGTCTGGTTGCGGTCACCCTGGACTCACCCGATGTTTACCCTGATCTGGATCTGTTCTGCAAAGAACGCCTTGACCTCGAATTGCAATCGGTCCGCGAAGTCTCCTACTATCAGGGGCTTAAAAAAGATTATGGTCCGATTCGGATGCTGGCCTGGCTGATTGTGTTTCTGGTCTCCGGCGCCGGTGTGTTCGCCGGTTTAAATACGTTGTACGGTGCGGTCGTTGGCCGCACCAGTGAATTATCGATGTTGCAGACACTCGGCTTTGTCCGCCGGGCGATTGTGATCAGCCTGATCCAGGAGGGCATCCTGCTCTCGACGGCTGCCAGTCTGATCGCAGCCTTGATCGCGGTACTGCTGATCAATGGGGTCGCCGTCCGTTTTACAATGGGCGCATTCTCGCTGCAGATCGATACGGTCTCACTGTTGATCGGTTCGGGAGTCGGAATTCTGCTGGGCCTGCTGGGCGCGATCCCACCGGCCCTGCGGGCACTGCGACTGCCGATCGTCGATGGTCTCAAATCTGTTTAGTAATGCTTTTAACCTGTTGAATACTCATTTTTAAAGGATTGAATTCAATGAAACATTTGATGTTTTCCGGCCTGTTCCTCTCCGCTGTCTGTTTTACTGCAGTGGGCTGTGGCCAGTCTTCCACCGAACCAACTGCATCTTCTGATGCGAACTCCGCAGCCGAGTCTGCTACAGAACCGACGGCTGCTGCCTCAGAAATTATTTTAACCAGTGAGCCGGCAGGCGCGAAAGAAGTGATTGCAGCCCGCGAGTCATCCCAGGATGAAGAAGAGGTTGTCGTGGTAGGACGGATTGGCGGGAGCGAAAATCCCTGGATTGACGGCCGGGCCGCGTTTTCCATCGTAGATAATTCACTGAAAGCCTGCAGTGATATTCCCGGCGATGGTTGTGAGAAACCCTGGGACTACTGTTGTGAAACCGACAAGCTGCCCGGTGCGACTGCCCTGGTCAAAGTCGTCGATGCAGACGGCACGCTGATCAAGGAAGATGCCCGCAAGCTGTTGAATCTGAAAGAACTGCAGACGGTTGTCGTCAAAGGGAAAGCCAAACGGGACGACTCCGGCAATCTGACCGTCTTCGCTAACCAGGTTTTTGTACGGAAGTAAATCATGTCTCAGGTTGATTTATCCCAACTGGCCCTGGATCGCAGTGCCCCCCCTCAATTGCGGGGGCACACGCGATTCCGGTTACTCACGCGCTATCTGCTGCCCGGCACCCTGCTGATCGGATTTGCTGCGCTGATCGCCTACGCCTCCCGTGATTTGATCTTTCCTCCCCAACCAGTAACGGTGATGCCGGTGATCGTCTCGCAGGCCCAGGTCCGCAGCGCCGGCACGCCTCTGTTCCAGGCGGCTGGCTGGGTGGAACCGCGGCCGACCCCCATTCGGGTCGCTGCACTGGCTCCCGGTGTAGTGGAAGAGTTACTGGTTGTCGAGGATCAGAAAGTCAAACAGGGGGAACCGATCGCACGACTGGTAAAAGTGGACGCCGAGTTGGCATTGAAGAACACGATTGCCACGGAAAAGCTGCGGGAAGCAGAACTGCAGCAGGCCCGCGCCACGCTGAAAGCTGCTGAGGTGCGTCTGTCACAACCCGTGCATCTGGAAGCGGTACTCAGTTCGGCGCAGGCGGAACTGGCAAAGATTCAGACACAGCTAAAGAATCTGCCTTTCATGACCCGTAGAGCCAAAGCAGATCTGGAATTCGCGCGGCTGGATTTTGAGCGTAAGAAATCAGCCCGCGGTGCAGTCACACAGCGAAGTATTGACGAATCGAAGACCGAGGTTGAATCGACGACTGCGGCGTATGAAGAGTTGATGGGCCGTAAGGAATCCCTGATTTCAGAACAAAAGGCCCTGCAGGCGCGGTGCCAGGCACTGCAGACAGAGTTGACACTGCTCACAGCGGAACAGAAAGCCCGGGATGAAGCCCAGGCGCAGGTGGCTGCAGCCGCCGCACGTCTGGAACAGTCCCAGGTGGCCGTCGACCAGGCACGACTTGCTTTGGAGCGTATGACGATCCGCGCCCCAGTCGCGGGACGCGTGTATCAGCTTGTAGCGCATCCCGGATCCAGTGTCGGAAACATGCTGACTCAGATGACTAAATTCGATGGCAGTACGGTCGTCACCATGTATCGTCCGGAATGGCTGCAGATTCGTGTCGATGTGCGTTTTGAAGATATTCCCAAGGTTTCGTTGAATCAACCGGTTCAGATCGACAACCCGGCACTCAGCGAACCAGTGCGTGGTAGCGTCCTGTTTATCAGTTCGGAAGCAGATATTCAGAAAAATACGCTGCAGGTCAAAGTCAAAATTGATGAACCGACGCCGCTGCTGAAGCCTGAGATGCTGGTGGATGTAACCTTCCTCGCTCCGAAACATGAGCAGACAGAGAAAGACCAGGACCGGGAATCCCGAATTTACGTCCCCAGAAAGATGGTACAACAGAACGCCGCCGGTCAGTCCTGTGTCTGGATTGCAGATCAAAGTCGCCAAATCGCCCGCCAGCAGGTCATTGAAACCAGCCCGCATGCAAACGGCCCTCTACTGGAGGTCACACAGGGGCTGAATGTATCGAGTCGACTGATTGCTTCCCCGACATCCGAACTGCAGCCACACGAGCGAATTACTATCACCGGCGAAACCAATCATGAAGGAAACTGAAAATGCCACTGGTTGAAATTCACAATCTGACCAAACAGTATCACAAGGGGGGCGAGACCATCACCCCACTGGACCAGGTCTCCCTCGACATTGAACAGGGCGAATTTCTTTCGCTGATGGGATCGAGCGGCACCGGGAAATCGACGCTGCTGAATCTGATTGCCAGCATCGATCGCCCCGACTCGGGTACGATCATCGTGGATGGGGTTGAGATTACGTCATTATCGCGAAGCCGCCTTGCTCACTGGAGAGCCGCCCACCTGGGTTACATT
This window harbors:
- a CDS encoding ABC transporter permease; this encodes MLRFSLIPWEYGVRNLFRRPLRTLLTLTGLTTVIVLVFIVVGFIRGLEHSLSASGDPDVAILFSLGMGENLEYSSIPMRTSELVAASVGGIKEFHGRKYASPELYLGTQITLPEQERTAMGLVRGVTPAILLVRRKVELESGRWPEPGEVLIGQLVATKLGLSPEQLATGQAIELEGRSWKISGIFSAGGSAFESEIWCRLDELQQAMKRQDLSLVAVTLDSPDVYPDLDLFCKERLDLELQSVREVSYYQGLKKDYGPIRMLAWLIVFLVSGAGVFAGLNTLYGAVVGRTSELSMLQTLGFVRRAIVISLIQEGILLSTAASLIAALIAVLLINGVAVRFTMGAFSLQIDTVSLLIGSGVGILLGLLGAIPPALRALRLPIVDGLKSV
- a CDS encoding multiheme c-type cytochrome → MIQKYPFLIPLSILLLACLSGAGLFLYGSQQKTEFVPHVRSVHQPVPSRSCCECHDKFCQQFEGAPHLRTLRKATDPGVLEKFVDREVTLKENGHTYRFFKEDDALWVDCDSYPAPVRIDWVFGSGMHAMTPVSLFPNEKGESELLQHIVSWYPSSKLGITLGLQELAHEQTGINALGEVSDHAKTQNCFGCHAAWLGDSPGEIKSDVIIPGVSCVRCHLNGEEHIKAVERGDKDLKLTKWSSLTPLESINRCGECHRRFDQLEADEIHPANDLLYRFAPVGMSQSPCFLKQTDVKLADGNTARFDCTTCHNPHQQASRDPEYYRQICLNCHSDLKDHAPVCSKESMQSQCLQCHMPAVEVHDNLSFTDHWIRVRERDKERFPEFQMRQAK
- a CDS encoding HlyD family secretion protein — protein: MSQVDLSQLALDRSAPPQLRGHTRFRLLTRYLLPGTLLIGFAALIAYASRDLIFPPQPVTVMPVIVSQAQVRSAGTPLFQAAGWVEPRPTPIRVAALAPGVVEELLVVEDQKVKQGEPIARLVKVDAELALKNTIATEKLREAELQQARATLKAAEVRLSQPVHLEAVLSSAQAELAKIQTQLKNLPFMTRRAKADLEFARLDFERKKSARGAVTQRSIDESKTEVESTTAAYEELMGRKESLISEQKALQARCQALQTELTLLTAEQKARDEAQAQVAAAAARLEQSQVAVDQARLALERMTIRAPVAGRVYQLVAHPGSSVGNMLTQMTKFDGSTVVTMYRPEWLQIRVDVRFEDIPKVSLNQPVQIDNPALSEPVRGSVLFISSEADIQKNTLQVKVKIDEPTPLLKPEMLVDVTFLAPKHEQTEKDQDRESRIYVPRKMVQQNAAGQSCVWIADQSRQIARQQVIETSPHANGPLLEVTQGLNVSSRLIASPTSELQPHERITITGETNHEGN